The following proteins come from a genomic window of Sorghum bicolor cultivar BTx623 chromosome 3, Sorghum_bicolor_NCBIv3, whole genome shotgun sequence:
- the LOC8072132 gene encoding uncharacterized protein LOC8072132 isoform X2, translating into MDDRSQALGQPEFHAAAARFPATSPSRALPPYSNSLRGLPAVCCFSAAVGPRRSRRALKLPWPVVPALSPSTWVGRRRWFSAVRPRRLATGDWRALLRKHPPLAGGAGDGTWPAVDSHPLQQQHKIVTQNAVRILELWIYKVKRHHLFNSTSSLCSSSRICAMRSANIGEQQVDVQGSQQNTTSGSSSWQTPPDPEPSIDRVAARAEARDPTCNPDDEVTSQLWDESEGDVLSSAPDETVNTAEIGRKRKRGKRGVNKWPDRTYSVREVGPKGQPLEPFEVRAKFRNAIGFLVRDKLDITISHWDQVPLKMRKDLWKKLKTRFIFARQSRAIAKQYAWKQLGISFRSFRSELTTKYVKKGLDPPKKYKNISANQWKNFVEQKTSAEFLAKSEANSRNAKKNIYSHHLGTGGYDRKIPEWEAEDADRIKNGLPPRFENVEPRGRRWLLARQPKEIEPGCFTWTDPKVDEAAKNNLAVAAKQKEGSFKPSRERDALTVGLGNPEHPGRVRGLSSKLGWKEGFPDYADMYRKCDGYKEALRDRGREEAKQEMSQMLIEIIANPSSELMQKLASVMSAQ; encoded by the exons ATGGACGACCGTTCACAGGCTCTCGGCCAGCCAGAGTTTCACGCCGCGGCGGCGCGGTTTCCGGCGACGTCGCCATCCCGTGCTCTCCCTCCCTACTCCAACTCACTGCGCGGGCTCCCTGCGGTCTGTTGTTTCTCGGCGGCTGTGGGGCCTCGACGAAGTCGTCGCGCCCTGAAGCTACCCTGGCCGGTGGTGCCGGCTTTGTCCCCATCCACTTGGGTAGGGCGCCGCCGTTGGTTCTCTGCGGTCCGGCCCCGGCGGCTGGCGACTGGCGACTGGCGTGCACTGCTGCGCAAACACCCACCTCTGGCtggcggcgccggcgacggcACCTGGCCGGCGGTCGACTCCCATCCACTTCAGCAGCAACATAAG ATTGTCACTCAAAATGCTGTTCGAATTCTGGAACTGTGGATCT ACAAAGTCAAAAGACATCATTTATTTAACAGCACCAGCAGCCTTTGCTCGTCCAGCAG AATTTGCGCAATGAGGTCTGCAAACATTGGAGAGCAGCAGGTGGATGTCCAAGGGTCACAGCAGAACACCACAAGTGGGTCATCATCGTGGCAGACACCGCCAGATCCAGAACCCAGCATAGATAGGGTGGCTGCACGTGCAGAAGCCAGAGATCCTACTTGCAATCCAGATGATGAG GTAACTTCTCAACTGTGGGATGAATCGGAGGGAGATGTATTGTCTTCAGCACCAGACGAAACTGTGAACACCGCCGAAATTGGGAGGAAGCGGAAGAGAGGAAAACGAGGTGTGAACAAGTGGCCAGATCGTACATATTCTGTAAGAGAAGTAGGCCCTAAAGGACAGCCCCTAGAACCTTTTGAGGTGCGAGCTAAGTTCCGCAACGCCATCGGTTTCCTTGTCAGAGACAAATTAGACATTACAATCTCACACTGGGATCAGGTGCCATTGAAAATGAGGAAGGACTTATGGAAAAAGCTGAAAACAAGGTTTATTTTCGCAAGGCAGTCACGAGCTATCGCAAAGCAGTATGCATGGAAGCAGCTTGGAATCAGCTTCCGTAGCTTTAGGTCTGAACTAACTACCAAGTACGTGAAGAAAGGATTGGATCCACCGAAGAAATACAAAAATATTTCTGCAAATCAGTGGAAGAACTTTGTTGAGCAGAAGACATCTGCTGAGTTCTTAGCTAAGAGTGAAGCCAATAGTCGTAATGCTAAGAAGAACATCTACAGCCACCACCTTGGCACGGGTGGTTATGACCGTAAGATTCCTGAATGGGAGGCAGAAGATGCTGATAGGATAAAGAATGGGTTACCGCCGAGGTTTGAAAACGTTGAACCAAGGGGCAGACGATGGCTTCTTGCTCGACAGCCAAAAGAAATTGAGCCGGGCTGTTTCACATGGACAGATCCAAAGGTCGATGAAGCAGCCAAGAACAATTTGGCCGTGGCAGCTAAGCAGAAGGAAGGATCATTCAAGCCATCAAGGGAGAGGGATGCCCTTACTGTTGGTCTAGGAAACCCAGAGCATCCTGGTCGTGTGCGAGGCTTGTCGTCGAAGTTGGGCTGGAAAGAAGGATTCCCTGATTATGCTGACATGTATAGAAAATGCGACGGATACAAGGAAGCTTTGAGAGATCGTGGTAGGGAGGAGGCTAAGCAAGAAATGTCACAAATGTTGATTGAAATCATTGCCAATCCTAGTTCTGAGTTGATGCAAAAATTGGCTAGTGTAATGTCAGCTCAATAG
- the LOC8072132 gene encoding uncharacterized protein LOC8072132 isoform X1: protein MDDRSQALGQPEFHAAAARFPATSPSRALPPYSNSLRGLPAVCCFSAAVGPRRSRRALKLPWPVVPALSPSTWVGRRRWFSAVRPRRLATGDWRALLRKHPPLAGGAGDGTWPAVDSHPLQQQHKVARLPLPQPLRQQQVSPDKVKRHHLFNSTSSLCSSSRICAMRSANIGEQQVDVQGSQQNTTSGSSSWQTPPDPEPSIDRVAARAEARDPTCNPDDEVTSQLWDESEGDVLSSAPDETVNTAEIGRKRKRGKRGVNKWPDRTYSVREVGPKGQPLEPFEVRAKFRNAIGFLVRDKLDITISHWDQVPLKMRKDLWKKLKTRFIFARQSRAIAKQYAWKQLGISFRSFRSELTTKYVKKGLDPPKKYKNISANQWKNFVEQKTSAEFLAKSEANSRNAKKNIYSHHLGTGGYDRKIPEWEAEDADRIKNGLPPRFENVEPRGRRWLLARQPKEIEPGCFTWTDPKVDEAAKNNLAVAAKQKEGSFKPSRERDALTVGLGNPEHPGRVRGLSSKLGWKEGFPDYADMYRKCDGYKEALRDRGREEAKQEMSQMLIEIIANPSSELMQKLASVMSAQ, encoded by the exons ATGGACGACCGTTCACAGGCTCTCGGCCAGCCAGAGTTTCACGCCGCGGCGGCGCGGTTTCCGGCGACGTCGCCATCCCGTGCTCTCCCTCCCTACTCCAACTCACTGCGCGGGCTCCCTGCGGTCTGTTGTTTCTCGGCGGCTGTGGGGCCTCGACGAAGTCGTCGCGCCCTGAAGCTACCCTGGCCGGTGGTGCCGGCTTTGTCCCCATCCACTTGGGTAGGGCGCCGCCGTTGGTTCTCTGCGGTCCGGCCCCGGCGGCTGGCGACTGGCGACTGGCGTGCACTGCTGCGCAAACACCCACCTCTGGCtggcggcgccggcgacggcACCTGGCCGGCGGTCGACTCCCATCCACTTCAGCAGCAACATAAGGTCGCGCGTCTCCCCCTCCCCCAGCCACTTCGGCAGCAGCAGGTCTCTcccg ACAAAGTCAAAAGACATCATTTATTTAACAGCACCAGCAGCCTTTGCTCGTCCAGCAG AATTTGCGCAATGAGGTCTGCAAACATTGGAGAGCAGCAGGTGGATGTCCAAGGGTCACAGCAGAACACCACAAGTGGGTCATCATCGTGGCAGACACCGCCAGATCCAGAACCCAGCATAGATAGGGTGGCTGCACGTGCAGAAGCCAGAGATCCTACTTGCAATCCAGATGATGAG GTAACTTCTCAACTGTGGGATGAATCGGAGGGAGATGTATTGTCTTCAGCACCAGACGAAACTGTGAACACCGCCGAAATTGGGAGGAAGCGGAAGAGAGGAAAACGAGGTGTGAACAAGTGGCCAGATCGTACATATTCTGTAAGAGAAGTAGGCCCTAAAGGACAGCCCCTAGAACCTTTTGAGGTGCGAGCTAAGTTCCGCAACGCCATCGGTTTCCTTGTCAGAGACAAATTAGACATTACAATCTCACACTGGGATCAGGTGCCATTGAAAATGAGGAAGGACTTATGGAAAAAGCTGAAAACAAGGTTTATTTTCGCAAGGCAGTCACGAGCTATCGCAAAGCAGTATGCATGGAAGCAGCTTGGAATCAGCTTCCGTAGCTTTAGGTCTGAACTAACTACCAAGTACGTGAAGAAAGGATTGGATCCACCGAAGAAATACAAAAATATTTCTGCAAATCAGTGGAAGAACTTTGTTGAGCAGAAGACATCTGCTGAGTTCTTAGCTAAGAGTGAAGCCAATAGTCGTAATGCTAAGAAGAACATCTACAGCCACCACCTTGGCACGGGTGGTTATGACCGTAAGATTCCTGAATGGGAGGCAGAAGATGCTGATAGGATAAAGAATGGGTTACCGCCGAGGTTTGAAAACGTTGAACCAAGGGGCAGACGATGGCTTCTTGCTCGACAGCCAAAAGAAATTGAGCCGGGCTGTTTCACATGGACAGATCCAAAGGTCGATGAAGCAGCCAAGAACAATTTGGCCGTGGCAGCTAAGCAGAAGGAAGGATCATTCAAGCCATCAAGGGAGAGGGATGCCCTTACTGTTGGTCTAGGAAACCCAGAGCATCCTGGTCGTGTGCGAGGCTTGTCGTCGAAGTTGGGCTGGAAAGAAGGATTCCCTGATTATGCTGACATGTATAGAAAATGCGACGGATACAAGGAAGCTTTGAGAGATCGTGGTAGGGAGGAGGCTAAGCAAGAAATGTCACAAATGTTGATTGAAATCATTGCCAATCCTAGTTCTGAGTTGATGCAAAAATTGGCTAGTGTAATGTCAGCTCAATAG
- the LOC110433411 gene encoding uncharacterized protein LOC110433411 isoform X2 yields the protein MQFLDGMWMGGSSTQQLDLLSLAIDPWIDPCEAWFTNAVLRPVTPKPTPLHPSPSMAAIFSTSDHGVSPSLESTSRGPASTTAATASPEVYRHHQSRRNTLRGDQRHHHLAPPGEEGAAVAHQLLKSSSGPSSATSIQQIGIKAVTCHLGVCYQLQSYKYWRQSTSRSCVGTCTKKLCS from the exons ATGCAGTTCCTCGACGGCATGTGGATGGGCGGATCTAGCACGCAACAGCTCGATCTGCTCTCCCTAGCCATCGATCCATGGATCGACCCGTGTGAGGCTTGGTTCACCAACGCCGTGCTGCGCCCTGTAACGCCGAAGCCGACGCCGCTCCACCCATCCCCATCCATGGCTGCCATCTTTTCTACCTCTGACCACGGCGTCAGTCCGAGCCTGGAATCCACATCGCGCGGCCCTGCCTCAACCACCGCAGCCACCGCAAGTCCTGAAGTCTACCGCCACCACCAGTCGCGCCGCAACACACTTCGCGGGGATCAACGTCACCATCACCTCGCGCCTCCCGGAGAAGAAGGTGCCGCCGTTGCCCACCAGCTGCTCAAGTCTTCGTCAGGCCCTTCATCGGCGACGAGCATCCAACAG ATAGGCATCAAGGCTGTCACTTGCCATCTAGGCGTTTGTTACCAGCTGCAGTCCTACAAATATTGGCG GCAAAGTACAAGCAGATCTTGTGTGGGCACATGCACCAAAAAACTATGTTCTTAG
- the LOC110433411 gene encoding uncharacterized protein LOC110433411 isoform X1, with amino-acid sequence MQFLDGMWMGGSSTQQLDLLSLAIDPWIDPCEAWFTNAVLRPVTPKPTPLHPSPSMAAIFSTSDHGVSPSLESTSRGPASTTAATASPEVYRHHQSRRNTLRGDQRHHHLAPPGEEGAAVAHQLLKSSSGPSSATSIQQIGIKAVTCHLGVCYQLQSYKYWRGVWIRELITRRGCLPCQ; translated from the exons ATGCAGTTCCTCGACGGCATGTGGATGGGCGGATCTAGCACGCAACAGCTCGATCTGCTCTCCCTAGCCATCGATCCATGGATCGACCCGTGTGAGGCTTGGTTCACCAACGCCGTGCTGCGCCCTGTAACGCCGAAGCCGACGCCGCTCCACCCATCCCCATCCATGGCTGCCATCTTTTCTACCTCTGACCACGGCGTCAGTCCGAGCCTGGAATCCACATCGCGCGGCCCTGCCTCAACCACCGCAGCCACCGCAAGTCCTGAAGTCTACCGCCACCACCAGTCGCGCCGCAACACACTTCGCGGGGATCAACGTCACCATCACCTCGCGCCTCCCGGAGAAGAAGGTGCCGCCGTTGCCCACCAGCTGCTCAAGTCTTCGTCAGGCCCTTCATCGGCGACGAGCATCCAACAG ATAGGCATCAAGGCTGTCACTTGCCATCTAGGCGTTTGTTACCAGCTGCAGTCCTACAAATATTGGCG GGGTGTTTGGATCAGGGAGCTAATAACTAGACGTGGATGCTTGCCTTGCCAATGA
- the LOC110433411 gene encoding uncharacterized protein LOC110433411 isoform X3 — MQFLDGMWMGGSSTQQLDLLSLAIDPWIDPCEAWFTNAVLRPVTPKPTPLHPSPSMAAIFSTSDHGVSPSLESTSRGPASTTAATASPEVYRHHQSRRNTLRGDQRHHHLAPPGEEGAAVAHQLLKSSSGPSSATSIQQAKYKQILCGHMHQKTMFLAIR; from the exons ATGCAGTTCCTCGACGGCATGTGGATGGGCGGATCTAGCACGCAACAGCTCGATCTGCTCTCCCTAGCCATCGATCCATGGATCGACCCGTGTGAGGCTTGGTTCACCAACGCCGTGCTGCGCCCTGTAACGCCGAAGCCGACGCCGCTCCACCCATCCCCATCCATGGCTGCCATCTTTTCTACCTCTGACCACGGCGTCAGTCCGAGCCTGGAATCCACATCGCGCGGCCCTGCCTCAACCACCGCAGCCACCGCAAGTCCTGAAGTCTACCGCCACCACCAGTCGCGCCGCAACACACTTCGCGGGGATCAACGTCACCATCACCTCGCGCCTCCCGGAGAAGAAGGTGCCGCCGTTGCCCACCAGCTGCTCAAGTCTTCGTCAGGCCCTTCATCGGCGACGAGCATCCAACAG GCAAAGTACAAGCAGATCTTGTGTGGGCACATGCACCAAAAAACTATGTTCTTAGCTATTCGTTAG
- the LOC110433411 gene encoding uncharacterized protein LOC110433411 isoform X4, producing the protein MQFLDGMWMGGSSTQQLDLLSLAIDPWIDPCEAWFTNAVLRPVTPKPTPLHPSPSMAAIFSTSDHGVSPSLESTSRGPASTTAATASPEVYRHHQSRRNTLRGDQRHHHLAPPGEEGAAVAHQLLKSSSGPSSATSIQQGCLDQGANN; encoded by the exons ATGCAGTTCCTCGACGGCATGTGGATGGGCGGATCTAGCACGCAACAGCTCGATCTGCTCTCCCTAGCCATCGATCCATGGATCGACCCGTGTGAGGCTTGGTTCACCAACGCCGTGCTGCGCCCTGTAACGCCGAAGCCGACGCCGCTCCACCCATCCCCATCCATGGCTGCCATCTTTTCTACCTCTGACCACGGCGTCAGTCCGAGCCTGGAATCCACATCGCGCGGCCCTGCCTCAACCACCGCAGCCACCGCAAGTCCTGAAGTCTACCGCCACCACCAGTCGCGCCGCAACACACTTCGCGGGGATCAACGTCACCATCACCTCGCGCCTCCCGGAGAAGAAGGTGCCGCCGTTGCCCACCAGCTGCTCAAGTCTTCGTCAGGCCCTTCATCGGCGACGAGCATCCAACAG GGGTGTTTGGATCAGGGAGCTAATAACTAG
- the LOC8079275 gene encoding uncharacterized protein LOC8079275, producing MASSSGSSRSLGNPPDYWRRNMDSSSPIPYREGPLEYSPAVLCKCGAKAAQFISWSSTNPGLRYRKCARARAGGCDFFSWVDPPTGGFMKQLLLDLHDAVKYWCGETAVAESRLEDARVESARVLYGVTQENHRLRVMVAELQVAGEARAQLEARIRTLQKERRFFICALGGVCVGFMVVCLRLWRM from the exons ATGGCAAGCTCAAGCGGATCTAGCCGTAGCCTGGGTAACCCACCCGACTATTGGCGCCGCAATATGGATTCGTCGTCGCCCATCCCGTATCGTGAAGGCCCACTGGAGTACTCACCAGCAGTTCTTTGCAAATGCGGTGCAAAAGCTGCTCAGTTCATCTCTTGGAGTAGTACGAACCCAGGTTTGAGGTATCGGAAGTGCGCACGGGCTCGG GCTGGTGGTTGCGACTTTTTTAGTTGGGTCGATCCGCCAACCGGTGGGTTCATGAAGCAGCTTCTGCTAGATTTGCACGATGCAGTGAAGTACTGGTGTGGTGAGACTGCAGTAGCTGAAAGTCGATTGGAAGATGCAAGAGTGGAAAGTGCAAGAGTTCTGTATGGTGTTACCCAGGAGAATCATAGACTGCGAGTTATGGTAGCTGAATTGcaggttgcaggtgaagctagGGCTCAGCTAGAGGCAAGGATTAGGACACTGCAGAAGGAGAGGAGGTTCTTCATATGTGCTTTAGGTGGTGTGTGTGTTGGATTTATGGTTGTTTGCTTGAGGCTTTGGAGGATGTAG
- the LOC110433433 gene encoding uncharacterized protein LOC110433433 — translation MEPAQPSPLPAPQQQTATATSSVAPPLPHDFSARHPAQRCCCARVSPAVGIARPCSASPGLWPRPRRPSPSRRPRVVRPCGRPAAVHPGQQCLGLRPRPLQRPTQLRPTATQPSASFPAGSLFARTWTSFSSMGRKRICRDGDDAASPPPPKRGKVSVAEPSRNRRKVPAARGKAPVRKYAPDLDLPNEDVELVPVTDRLYTHEGTRSCNMFFHPPKPKDYMRNHGQVFDQRFINPDEVDVVEKLDPRFVTPFQLDYYNSAILPKLQPVVKQKYIDWDHCLKLDDPVMTKSLAILERHNFKNIMTMQYPWNNEVIAQFFATVWYEDPTVTRHGIVHFSTQDQRYLVSYPRFAQILGFDDDDFDKPWLDCTPHLKNDISFAYYEGATMKEFYTTKKMKKLYRYINLLVRKTLIPKIGGASEILSSVGPFLAALSEDKDGSFSAFGFILNQIQLTSWDSKRSCSHAPYIMKMIEIVTKKQFIKEICHESYKPVRIDTSAPRRGRKPRQPPPQSEPLLSPEATTSAGVAACPPQANPGLVMRALRSVFGMCMDINEANKEHQRLVQEELHRAEVQHKVIAEEAGVPLSPVRLLPPAPPQPAWFHPQFQQSSAQPQSFAQSEQPKSSSHAQQGVGASPSSGWVRLHMN, via the exons ATGGAGCCGGCCCAGCCCAGTCCCCTTCCTGCGCCGCAGCAACAGACCGCGACCGCGACTTCCAGCGTCGCGCCGCCCCTCCCTCACGACTTCTCCGCGCGGCACCCTGCCCAGCGCTGCTGCTGCGCGCGCGTGTCCCCTGCCGTCGGGATCGCCCGTCCCTGCTCGGCGTCGCCCGGCCTCTGGCCTCGTCCTCGTCGCCCCTCCCCGTCCCGTCGTCCTCGCGTGGTTCGCCCCTGCGGTCGCCCTGCTGCTGTTCATCCCGGTCAGCAATGTCTCGGCCTCCGACCCCGTCCACTACAGCGCCCAACTCAGCTGCGCCCGACAGCGACACAGCCAAGTGCTTCCTTTCCCGCTGGTTCCCTTTTTGCAAGAACATGGACGTCCTTTTCAAG TATGGGTCGCAAGAGGATTTgccgtgatggtgatgatgcTGCTTCTCCACCTCCTCCCAAGCGTGGGAAGGTGTCAGTTGCAGAGCCTTCGCGCAACAGGCGCAAGGTGCCAGCAGCTCGTGGCAAGGCTCCTGTCCGCAAGTATGCTCCTGATTTGGATTTGCCCAATGAGGATGTTGAGTTGGTTCCTGTGACCGATCGTTTATACACCCATGAGGGCACTAGGTCCTGCAATATGTTTTTTCATCCACCTAAACCTAAGGACTACATGAGAAATCATGGACAAGTGTTTGATCAGAGGTTTATCAATCCTGATGAAGTTGATGTTGTTGAGAAACTTGATCCTCGGTTTGTGACTCCTTTTCAGTTGGACTACTATAACTCTGCTATTCTACCTAAGCTTCAGCCGGTAGTGAAGCAGAAGTACATTGATTGGGATCATTGTCTCAAACTTGATGATCCGGTCATGACCAAGTCACTTGCTATTTTGGAGAGGCACAACTTCAAGAATATCATGACTATGCAATATCCATGGAACAATGAAGTTATTGCTCAGTTCTTTGCTACAGTTTGGTATGAGGATCCTACAGTTACGAGACATGGCATAGTGCACTTCTCCACGCAGGATCAGCGCTATCTTGTCTCTTATCCTAGGTTTGCCCAAATTCTTGGATTTGATGATGATGACTTTGACAAGCCTTGGCTTGATTGCACACCTCACCTTAAAAATGATATCTCTTTTGCCTACTATGAGGGTGCCACTATGAAAGAATTTTAtaccaccaagaaaatgaaaaaGCTTTATCGCTACATTAATTTGTTGGTGAGGAAAACTTTGATCCCTAAGATTGGTGGTGCTTCAGAAATTTTGTCTTCCGTGGGTCCTTTCTTGGCTGCTCTCAGTGAGGATAAGGATGGCTCATTCAGTGCTTTTGGCTTCATTCTTAACCAGATTCAGCTGACCTCGTGGGACTCTAAAAGGTCTTGCTCTCATGCTCCATATATCATGAAGATGATTGAGATAGTCACTAAGAAGCAGTTCATCAAAGAGATCTGCCATGAATCATACAAGCCTGTGAGGATAGATACGTCGGCACCGAGGAGAGGCCGCAAACCACGACAGCCTCCACCTCAGTCCGAGCCTTTGCTTTCTCCTGAGGCCACCACTAGTGCAGGTGTAGCAGCTTGTCCTCCTCAGGCCAACCCGGGTTTAGTCATGAGGGCTCTTCGGTCTGTGTTTGGGATGTGCATGGACATCAACGAGGCAAACAAAGAGCACCAACGCCTCGTCCAGGAGGAGCTCCACCGTGCTGAGGTTCAGCACAAGGTGATAGCAGAGGAGGCAGGTGTGCCCTTGTCCCCAGTTCGCCTTCTTCCTCCAGCTCCTCCGCAGCCCGCTTGGTTCCACCCGCAGTTTCAGCAGTCTTCTGCGCAGCCCCAGTCCTTTGCGCAGtccgagcagccaaagtcctcGTCTCATGCACAACAGGGTGTAGGTGCTAGCCCGTCCTCTGGATGGGTGCGGCTACATATGAATTAG
- the LOC110433446 gene encoding uncharacterized protein LOC110433446, whose amino-acid sequence MADPVEWSRENITFLHENEVNADAENWLAVTVVLKVPPTANQDSVNRELIRCAILDKCRIIVFKSDIMQYDHGYLVRTSGREETQLILNTDFLDVGPNKLIVYPWSPYNGSTCQYFDHIPPNIGMVTPAKRPRESDVLENLKVRGHGLPPHLCTSNVIRKVFSSICRFHKMEIYQGDLSFAIWTFASRQCIPDTWTVAVIKDTMLYMWPLWLFVEGCAPPPAPRSEVLKNTRVKFNLYPGTSLGGGGGGASGSGGGGTAGGHDGHSREAMLLGYVVESPSSSDSSSDSDSSQPDSPCQSDLFAEPTLRVSTSDTVSQVPETPLGSGETELVPAYNY is encoded by the exons ATGGCGGACCCGGTAGAATGGAGTCGGGAGAACATCACATTCTTGCACGAAAACGAGGTGAACGCGGATGCAGAGAATTGGCTTGCTGTCACTGTTGTCCTCAAGGTGCCACCAACAGCAAACCAAGATTCGGTTAATCGCGAATTGATACGGTGTGCAATTCTCGATAAGTGCAGGATAATAGTTTTTAAAAGTGACATTATGCAATATGATCACGGTTACTTAGTGCGCACCAGCGGGAGGGAAGAAACCCAATTGATCCTGAATACTGATTTTTTGGACGTTGGGCCCAACAAGCTTATTGTCTATCCATGGTCTCCCTACAATGGTTCCACCTGTCAATATTTTGATCACATACCACCCAACATCGGAATGGTGACACCAGCTAAGCGCCCACGAGAGTCTGATGTTCTGGAAAATCTAAAGGTTAGGGGTCACGGGCTGCCACCACATTTATGCACGAGCAATGTCATAAGAAAAGTCTTCTCTAGCATATGTAGGTTTCACAAGATGGAAATATACCAGGGAGATCTGAGTTTTGCCATCTGGACATTTGCAAGCCGACAATGTATACCTGATACATGGACTGTAGCTGTCATCAAAGATACAATGTTGTACATGTGGCCACTTTGGCTCTTTGTAGAAGGCTGTGCACCGCCGCCTGCCCCAAGGTCAGAGG TTTTGAAGAACACACGGGTGAAGTTCAACCTGTACCCAGGGACATCCttaggtggtggaggtggaggtgcaAGTGGAAGTGGAGGTGGTGGTACTGCAGGTGGACATGATGGACACTCTCGTGAAGCTATGCTATTAG GTTACGTTGTTGAATCACCGTCTTCATCTGATTCATCATCAGATTCAGATTCCAGCCAACCGGACAGCCCATGCCAGTCCGATCTATTTGCCGAACCAACTTTGAGAGTATCAACTAGCGACACTGTTTCCCAAGTACCTGAGACGCCACTAGGTTCAGGAGAGACAGAACTCGTTCCCGCCTACAACTACTAA